TgagatggaattgaccccaatcctCCTAACAAGCAACTGACTGCAGCAAAGCAACACCTAGTATGAAGACTACCCAAAGAACCTAAGACTAACTAACTATGCTTTCATATAGCAAAGAGCTACATCTGAAGGACTTCAGAAGTCTATACATAGCCATAAATAACTTTGTTACAAAAAAAACTTCAATTTTCTATAGAGCCACTGGGCGCGTTACAGACTGACTACATTGCAGACGCCTTCCAAATCTCACAATGCTTGGATAAGACTTTAACACATCAGCTAACCACATTATGATATAGCAACCTGATGCCTGACCGCCAAGTCGATGATGTGGCACGCAACTATTGGTTGATGCCCTGGAATATCTGCAGCGTCTACAATGTAGTTGGCCTGGAACGCGACCATTATGTTACTTCAATATCAAGAGGTTTTAAAGATCAACTAGGCTTCGATTTCACATTCACTTAACTTTCTCTAGCACTGGCATTATCTCAATAAGACAAAATAGATATACAACGTACAAAGGGTAGTATTAGTATCTTCATCACAAACACGTTTCCACACAAGTAGACTTAAAGGCTACGCTACAATATCCATACTAGCATACTACTTTGAATGCTAGGACCTCATACACTGGCTCGTTCCCTACGGCTACATTTACACAGGcatcccaattctgatcttttgccactaattggtattttgactaATCAGATCAGATATTTTGTCAATAATTtgtcaaaatatcagaattggactGGCAGTATAAACGCAGCTTAAGTAGTGTGCTAGTGTGGATATTGGAACAGAGCCTTTGTGTACCCTCCGATGTCCATACTGGAATACTACTTAGAATGCTAGGACCCAATACACTGGTTCATTCCCTACTGGTTCGTTCCCTAAGTAGTATGCTATTAAGGATATTGGAAAAGAGACTATTTCCTCTTCAGTGTCATTAAAAAGCGCACATTTTATGAGGGACAATAAGCAGCAGCTCTGGGGTTAGTAGGTAACAAATAAGTTGTTCAAATTGCTTCATTTTTTCCCCATCCTCAAATCAACACTATAAAAATGCTAGCACTACAATGAGTGACAAGGACGTGCCTAAAAAGCACAAAGACTGGCATCGAGGCTATAAAAATGCAGCTTTTAGACATGAACCTGTGTAAGTAACCACTGCAAAAACGCTTTGTGTCTGTAGGACAAGACGAGTATATACAATGAAGGTAGAAATGGTACAAAATCACACGAGGGATATACGTACAACCAATTGAATTCAACCAATTCAACTAATATTGAAGGCAATCCAATAGATAGAAAGTGCAGGTCGGATATCAATCGACGTTTGATTTCTAGCATCAACAGTTAAAACAGTTCAAATCACTTCCTTTTTTATATGCTTAAGCAAACAAATCCACACCAATCATAGGGCTTGTGTCGATTAGATACGCTTTTTGATTGAATAAACAGAGTTACGGGACAAGTATGTGGGCTATACTATGTCCTATACTATCTCTTCAGGAAATACCAAGATGGAAGCCTGGCCCGAGATCTGTATGTGTTTTAGTTTAGCAAGTCCTCTGACTATCATTGTCAAACTCAAACTGATCCGGGATCAGGTTAACATCTCCTACATAATCATATAGTAAACAGACATATTAGTGGTATTCAAAacagttaaaataaattaaaatgatATTTACACATAGTTTGGCAGGGGTAGGTCTACAGAGGTCAGCAAACTACCCTCCATGTTGGCACCAAGTTATGTAACAATGACATTCTGACCTTAGAATGTCATGCAAGTTAGCGGTGTCAACATGGCCGCCAATGGAACGCTACATTACAAACAGAGTTTGCCGATCTCTGTATAGCCAGGTATAAGGGGGGTGGGACTATCATTCaaacgtggtgtgtgtgtgttggtgtgtgtcagGTGGAGAGAGATATTTCATAAGGTGGGAGCGTGTAAGTgtgtgttgtcatgccctctttgTTTGTGCGTGTATGTAGGTTGGGGGACGAGGCAGAACAGGGGGGGGTGTTAGACAGCGTTCTCCTCACTAGGGGGCTCAGCATTGGGGGGTTCCAGAAGAGTCTGTTGAACTGttggtgaaagagaggagagatgaaacTGATGGTTATAAACCTGATCACAAACTGCAacttctttttttatatatacactaccgttcaaaagtttggggtcacttagaaatgcacttgtttatgaaagaaaagcaaatttttttgtccactaaaataacatcaaattgatcagaaatacagtgtagacattgttaatgtcgtaaataactattgtagctggaaacggcagattttatatggaatatctacataggcgtacagaggcccattatcagcaaccatcactcctgtgttccaatggcatgttgcgttagctaatccaagtttatcattttaaaaggctaattgatcattagaaaacccttttgcaattatgttagcacagctgaaaactgttgtcctgattaaagaagcaataacactggctttagactagttgagtatctggagcatcagcatttgtgggtttgattacaggctcaaaatggccagaaacaaagaactttcttctgaaactctgagaaatgaaggctattccatgcgagaaaatgccaagaaactgaagatctcgtacaacgctgtgtactactcccttcacagaacagcgctaactggctctaaccagaatagaaagaggagtgggaggccccggtgcacaactgagcaagaggacaagtacattagagtgtctagattgagaaacagatgcctcacaagtcctcaactggcagcttcattaaatagtacccgcaaaacaccagtctcaacgtcaacagtgaagaggcgactccgggatgctggccttccaggcagagCTCCTCTGTTCAGTGtcagtgttcttttgcccatcttaatcttctctttttattggccagtctgagatatggctttttctttgcaactctgcctagaaggccagcatcccggagtcgcctcttcattgttgacaaccgctcgcttaacccagaagcaccAAAGTGTCGGAGGAAATACTGTTGAACTTGCAggagcccggcccgccacaaggagtggctagagcgcgatgagccaagtaaagccccacccggccaaaccctcGCCTATCCCGGACatcgccctatgagactcccagtCACGGGGATCgtaccccaggctgtagtgatgccGCAACACTGCgatccagtgccttagaccgctgcgccaaacGGTAGGGCCCACAAACTGAAACCTCTAAAGCTTAATAATGCCTTCATAAACCTTTTTACAACCACAACCAGCCCTATGACCATTTTCAATTGGCGGTCATTTTATCTACTCTAATCTACTTCATTTGAAGTAAAGTCAAATATGCTGCATATTGTCCAAACACAAAGACAACTTCTTCTCATGGATTCCATTATAAGAAAGGTGTTGGTCATATATGGTATAAGTTCCGGGGTAAGGAAAACCTTTCTCTCACTTTTCTTTTGTCTCCTTTTCTCACCAGATTGGAGACATCCCAGAGTATTGAGTTGCCAAACAAAACACGAgttcctccccctccatctccctccctctccttccctccccatctccctgacAGACCCTTTTAACTGGAGAGAATACAGTTTCGTATTTCACTCTCGTGTCAACCATCAACACCGCAAAACTATCAATACTCACCGGTGAGGGAGCAACacgtcattgggtgagtcagtgaaaccggatagcatttttaggactataatttcaTCCTCATATTGTAACCTACAATATGTGTCTCCACACACGTAGGCCTAAGCTGTTGATGGATTTAAGGTCGTTTTAATTGATCTCAGATTCTCCGTTTGTCAGcgtcaaagtagcctgtcatttcgatcatttgtgcggtattaaaaaagattctgcaaaagtctccagtcatgtaaaatgacgtagaattgcatgaaatgcgtttataaaaggCCACATTTGTCCCGGACCCGAGGCTACTACAATGTTccccatgtgtgcaacttctgtaagtacctctactctactgctttGTGTCACTACGCAAATGTGATGATATGCAtgaaatgctttattataaaggtttCTCTCATGCGTTCCGGtacctcagagctccccaggtcacccccCTCTCGCGCTCACTTTTTGTTTCCCGgcacctcccgatttacaaatgaagcactgCCCGTCCCACTTGCGTTAGAAGTTAAGAACGAGAAAGTGGTATGTAGAAATAATGGCGCTCAAATTGAAAATTATTCCAcgaaataatgaggatttctatcagcctaatcaaGGTGtcgattacatctcacattccagagttcgaacttgtaaacaaggATGCATGGGATTTCTCGTAACGCcactccgtgcagccaatggcaatgtccgctttaggtataatgccagaGGAGCCGCTCGTGGATTTGtcagctctaacgcagttccacctctgaCCCCGCAAAAACAACCGCTATGCAAATGTgggctaaagcggatctgattgaatagagctcTAGCTCTCTATGGGTGGTTACCTTGTGGTTCTGTGGCCACCACAGCGTCCAGGTTATCAGTCTTCACCAGTTCTGCATTCAGGCTCTCTGTGATGGGAGGAGACAACAGTCTGAGATCATCTCACATCTAGATTATTATAACTAATTCATGATTAAATATGAATGTATTATTATCTCTAGATTATAGATTATAGAGGACACTTTTCCCAGCTGGTCACTTACGTTGTATGCTGAAGCAGAACTTCTTCTTCTGGTAGGAGATGTAGCTCGTAACTGCGCCAACCAGCGCCACGCCAACGGCACTGACGATACCTGCGATGGTTCCGGTCTCCGCCATGGTGTCTGGAACGaagggagaacacagagagaggtatAATTCACAATCAACCATCAATATTAGACACAGACCATGGTCATGTAAATCTTTTTTTTCTCATAAAAATAATGTTGTTGTCAAccaatattgttgttgttgtcatcataCCATAGTTGTTGTCATCAGCAGTGGATGGGCCACCATTACGTCCACCTACATGGACACATTTGAAAGATGTACTGCGAGGTAGTCTATCACGTTATTTATTAACGTGCATTCATGTGCGtaaatatacagtatttacatcTTGTGTCCTGACAAGAGAATCTTAACAACCCAGatgtaaatatatttatttgtCATATTAAAACAAGAGTATCTTCAATAATTCATCATAAGAAATACAAGCAAAGGTCGGAACACAGAAGTCTGTCCTTAAGCTCCTTAAACTCATAATTTCCCAAATCTGAGATCATCACCTTTCCCTTTGTCGGGTTTATAGGTGTTGTCTTTTCCAACGCCAAACAGATCATCGTCCGAGAAGGATCCACCTAAAAATGCGGGATATAGGATTACATTAACTGGCAACCCTAACCTGACACACCAGGCTCCAAGCCAGGGACGGTCCCCATACAAACAATGCCAATGCCTCCAAAGGAAGGTCACCAGAGAGAGGACAAAGTTCAGCAGACGTGGGGTCAACCACAGTATGTAGAGGATAAGTGCTGGTTGCCAGATTTCACCCGggaagaaaaaaagagaagatTAGCCTTTGACAAGACCCAGCCGGAGTGAAACTACAGCTACCTTCCCCATGCAAGTTGCCAGATATTATGACCACATTGGCAGGAAATCGGAAGCGGTGCCTTTTTGAGGATGTGGGTTTTGGATATAGACCATCAGTCCTGCTTTGTGCGCAGTACACCCACAGTACAAACATGCCAAGAGGAAGCTTTTAGTAGAGTACGTGTTAAACACATCCAAACAGATACCCATCCAaacgcagtacacacacactctgtgtgtGCCCAGTCGATAACTCCCCAGTAGGCCTTGTTAATGGTGTGAGAGAGATAGAtcggggggatagagagatggataaatggagatggagaggcagaaagtaagagacagagagacagggagaaataaagagagagagagacaggcataaAAGATAGAGAGATGTGACATAAAGACAGGACAGATATATTGGATATTAAAGAGAGGAATGAGGTTAAATTGAACTCGGTATTATCCAAGAAGGTTTATCCAAAAAAGCTAGTACCCAGCCCAGTAGACAGAGGCAGGACAGGCACAGTAGCGTTTAGTTTGGTCAGGTAGACCATGTTGGTTAGGGTAGGCACGGTATAGGGTAGGTCAGGCAGGGTTCTTACCCCCATTCCCCCCTCTGTTGTTGGAAGCTCCGGCACCCTTGCCCCCGCCTCCGATACCTTTATCTGACGAGCACATGACACCACATCAACCTTCTGTATACTAATACTATAATAATACCACGGCTCTACTATATtgctactatactgtactattacTACGTTACAGTACTATAGCCTACACACCTCTGGTGTCTAGAACATTACTGCGATTGTACAGCTATACTATGACTATACTACTTGCTACTACACTACAACATTAAAGGCAATGTTTTCTCTTCACAGAGAACTCACTcgcggtaaacgctgcatatgctCAAATCGGAAATTACGTGCAAATGTCAATTGCACTATAACGCGGATCTTCCGTGGTccggattgaatctaggcctagtAAATACCATACTacttcgctgcacctgcgataacatctgcaaatctgcgTACGTGAACAATAAACTTGGATTTGAACAGGGACGGCGTTATGGGCGGATCTTAGGGGACCTGGCCGGCCTTACCCTACGTACCTCCTTGCCGCCCAAATGAAATATAGAGTATTGATAATTTATTTGACCGAGACATGCGCCAACAGAAAGATGGCGTGCGTCCAAAATAATTCTAGCGTCCGAACAGTGCACTCGCCAACTTTTCTTCAATGTGCAAGTGtctgaaacagcgcccctctgtcttactaTATGTAGACGAACAAAAAAGTGTAATGGGTTCGCACTCAAAAATATGTCGCATAAAGCTTACTTCaatattccattttttttttttttttactgcatcaaGGGATAGCGTGCACGGATGTTTCGGCTTTACAGCCTTCAGTGTGTGGGTCCAATTATCTTTCATTCAAAACAGCATTTGTTCTAATGAAACTACAAAGTAGACCAGTTATTAATGAAGGAGACTGGTTAGTCACTCTTAATGGCTCATTGCTATATACCAATATTCCAAACGATGGCGGTATGGACGCCCTCAAATTCTTCCTCTCCAACCGCTTAAGCGAGGTGCCTACAAATTATATAATTGAGTTTGCACAACTAGTGCTtactaaaaaaataaacattatttgataaatattactatctacagacttTTGGAACAGCAATGGGAACTTAGCTCCATTGACTATACAAATCCCTTTATGGGGAAATTCTAATTGGATTTTATTTTTGAAAATAATCCTTACAAAGATCATGTTAAATATTGGACCAGCTATATAGACGATTGCTTTATGATCTGGTCGGGTTACGAAATTAAATTAAATGTCTTAGCTACAATAACTCTGAAGTACAATCAATTTCATTCACTATGGAAAATAACATTAACTCTATACATTTCTTAGATGTACTTGATACAAAGAAGGGACAATCTCTAAGTACTACTGTTTACAGAAAATACTATATTGACAGTTGATAGTTATCACCCTCTCCCCCTAAAAAGAGGTTTACCAGTAAGCCAACTTCATAGACTGCGTCGCATCTGTGACACAAACGAAGAATATGATGAGACAATCAAATTCTCTTCTTGAGCGTTTCCGCTTGAGAGGATACCCGATTCCTGGCTTGATAAAGCTCGAAAAACAAGTTACAAGCGTCAACAGAAGCCAGTTACTTAATAAATCCCCACAAAAAGAAGAAACTGTTTCCTGTAAACTATATACTTACTTTCAATAATAGCCGTAATGGCATCAAGTGTATTGTCAATTAACACTGGTACATTATCATCAGACTCCAACTTAAATTCAGCTTTTTAGAATCTACCTTTATTCACCTGTAAACGATCAAGAAATCTATCAAACTTATTGGTTAAATCAGATGTGGTCAGAGGCATTCGTAAAAGGATGCTTCCCCCTGTAGATCTTCCCATCTACCTCTTGTAGCAACATCAGGAAATGTTAAAACTTTGTATGCCCTCAGACTTCTAGGACCTATGAAATAAAGTAACGTATAACTTACCCGACTCAAGGAGTTGTGTATATGTTACAGTGTTCTTGCAATTAGAATTATATTGGAAAAACATCCCGTGCCTTGAAATTACGTCTTGGAGAACATAAATCCACTATTAGACGTCAATATATCACCTCGCCAGTTGTGAAACAATTTATAAAACAAAATCTGATTGCGTTGCGTCGGGATCGAAAAAGTTAATCCACCACGTAGAGGAGGTGACTATGACAACAAATTACTCCAAAAAGAAGCCATGTGGATGTATACATTAAATTCTGTCTCTCCGCGCGGTTTAAACGAAGAATTCGATTTCACCTCCTTCCTATATGCCACATTTAGACTGTTATACAAGAACTGTCCATATCAGATTTTGCATATCGTTTATGAGTTGTCCCGACATATTGATGAACGGCTTTGCCTGATGTCCTTTGTGGTAGGCTATCTGATGAATTGATGTGATGTATTTAGGTGAGTGGACACCTGAGGGCGATTGATTTGTGAGTTGCCCGTGCCCGCTCCCATATCCTATAATTCTGTATCTCTTTGTGACTCATTTGTATACAGGTAGACCAGAAAAGCGATATCCCTGATTGGCAGATGAATGCAACCTCTGATTAGAAGCACCTGCTGCACAGCTGTTGATCTTTGCAAATGCTGTTTTGAATGAAAGAAATTTGTACCTACACACTGAAGGCTGTAAAGCCGAAACATCTGTGTACGCTATCCCTGATGaggtaaacatatatatatatatatatgaaataaAATTGAGTGCGAACCCATTACACCTGTTTGTCTGAATTCGCGGGTTTACGCACCAGCCAAGCTTCTGGGAGAACGCGATGGTTCTCTTTTGATTAGTTACtatatgtagcccatgtatctgatgctgtctggccagaAAGAGTatgacagcatcagatacatgggcttttcgctacacccgcaataacatctgctaaacacgtgtatgtgaccacatttgatttgattaacatatagtaagacagaggggcgctgtttcgctcgatcgaatgctttctccggtgagatagtttcagccacttgcgaattgaaggaaagttGGAGAATGCGCTGTTCGGATGCTTGACTTATTTCGGAAGAATGTGCGAAAATAACCTACTTTTTTacgtgatttgtttgacaatcagatgaaggCATCATGACTGGATGTGTTCGTGCCAAGCTCGTTCGCACATAGGAGGTCCTGTGAAAAAGCGCGCCCCCTCTGGAAATCAAATGCCCGTCCAACTGATTCGTTCTGGTGCCCTGTACCATACCTATTGCAAACCCCCACTATAGGTATGtcaaatacaaataaattaacaaattaacaaaaaaaatacaaaacacttAAATagacaaataataaaataataggTAACCTGCTTGTCCCTTGTTCTTGTCCTTCCCTCCAATGTCGTTTTTGGGGTCCAGAGCATCACTCAGGTCAAACTCATCACCTGCTGCAGGGAAAGGTCACAGGTCAGGGGTCAAAGGTCAAAGGTAGAGTTGCAAAATTacagtaactttcccaaaataccCAAGTTTTCGTGCTTATTCTCTCCTTATTCTAGGAATCTTCCAaccgggatttctggaaaaccaggaaATGTGGGGAAAATTTGTCACAAAGGTGAGCCTGAACAAACCACTGCTACGATGCGTTAGGGCATCTAGCACACCTCACCCGAGAGGAAACCACTGCAGTAGTGACTTCTGTTAGCCTGGTccaagatctgtttgtgctcttgccaattccattgctgtcattgtcaagccaaacatgcACTTAGGCTACACTTATGTCACAATATACCAAGCATTCCAGAAATAGAGCAATATACAACAAGCTGTTGTATACAACAAATAGACAAACTTACAATGACCACAAATAAGGACAACGAGACATTTTGGGATTGAATACATACTAAATAGGTCCAAAGGTCATTCAAAGGTCAAATTGTTGTTTGGTCACTTAGTTGCATTCCAGAATGTGACAGAGTTCTATGGCTCAAAAGCCCAACAGTGAAAGAAGATACTGACTCAAAACACAATAtttacacacacaataacatgtgTGACAACAGatgacaaacaacaacaacatgaaaacaacatggcgtgtgtgtctatagtgtgtctACAATGGTGTGCTATAGGAGAACAAGATGTAACTGATGCAGACAAGATACCACTATAACGTGTGTGAATATAGACATGGAGTGTGTTCCAATAATCTTCACTCGCTtcctttcctcatctcctctcccccatgATAACCATTATGAGTTGTCATCTGTCCGGTCCAATCAGACCAGTGTGCATGAGGCAAAGCAGAGACCGGGAACAAGGAAGCTAGTTTAGACCAGAGCCATTGATATTTTATAGAGATTTTGGCAAACTAGCCTCCATGTTGAATCCAAACATTCCATGCCATTAACGTTCTAATATGCATTCTAATGAGAATGGTGTCAAAACGGTGCCTATACAAATTCTAAAATCTAAAACGGAGTTTGCCAAACTCTGTATATCTACACCTCTGTTTCAGACTGATGGGACATAGTCTGACAAGAGGCCTACGTCACCCACAAGCAGCGCTGGTCTTTCGAACCAACCGTGCAGAAGGGATGATGATGTGCGACAACGGGAATACACACATATATTGACGCTGATA
This is a stretch of genomic DNA from Salvelinus alpinus chromosome 11, SLU_Salpinus.1, whole genome shotgun sequence. It encodes these proteins:
- the LOC139534872 gene encoding CD99 antigen-like protein 2 isoform X1 gives rise to the protein MGTFSAWSIFLVVSLLAVKVLSQDFGDFDLSDALDDGDVTKAPAAATPKPKPVPSGADLDLSDFFGEGDKITTTKAPSKVPPKVPATKAPLKPKPKPDDTQADFDFGPGLRPGLLPRATKGPRNPPRPQPAGDEFDLSDALDPKNDIGGKDKNKGQADKGIGGGGKGAGASNNRGGNGGGSFSDDDLFGVGKDNTYKPDKGKGGRNGGPSTADDNNYDTMAETGTIAGIVSAVGVALVGAVTSYISYQKKKFCFSIQQSLNAELVKTDNLDAVVATEPQVQQTLLEPPNAEPPSEENAV
- the LOC139534872 gene encoding CD99 antigen-like protein 2 isoform X5; this translates as MGTFSAWSIFLVVSLLAVKVLSQDFGDFDLSDALDDGDVTKAPAAATPKPKPVPSGADLDLSDFFGEGDKITTTKAPSKVPPKVPATKAPLKPKPKPAGDEFDLSDALDPKNDIGGKDKNKGQADKGIGGGGKGAGASNNRGGNGGGSFSDDDLFGVGKDNTYKPDKGKGGRNGGPSTADDNNYDTMAETGTIAGIVSAVGVALVGAVTSYISYQKKKFCFSIQQSLNAELVKTDNLDAVVATEPQVQQTLLEPPNAEPPSEENAV
- the LOC139534872 gene encoding CD99 antigen-like protein 2 isoform X4, whose protein sequence is MGTFSAWSIFLVVSLLAVKVLSQDFGDFDLSDALDDGDVTKAPAAATPKPKPVPSGADLDLSDFFGEGDKITTTKAPSKVPPKVPATKAPLKPKPKPDDTQADFDFGPGLRPGLLPRATKGPRNPPRPQPAGDEFDLSDALDPKNDIGGKDKNKGQAGGSFSDDDLFGVGKDNTYKPDKGKGGRNGGPSTADDNNYDTMAETGTIAGIVSAVGVALVGAVTSYISYQKKKFCFSIQQSLNAELVKTDNLDAVVATEPQVQQTLLEPPNAEPPSEENAV
- the LOC139534872 gene encoding CD99 antigen-like protein 2 isoform X7, with the protein product MGTFSAWSIFLVVSLLAVKVLSQDFGDFDLSDALDDGDVTKAPAAATPKPKPVPSGADLDLSDFFGEGDKITTTKAPSKVPPKVPATKAPLKPKPKPAGDEFDLSDALDPKNDIGGKDKNKGQAGGSFSDDDLFGVGKDNTYKPDKGKGGRNGGPSTADDNNYDTMAETGTIAGIVSAVGVALVGAVTSYISYQKKKFCFSIQQSLNAELVKTDNLDAVVATEPQVQQTLLEPPNAEPPSEENAV
- the LOC139534872 gene encoding CD99 antigen-like protein 2 isoform X2; the protein is MGTFSAWSIFLVVSLLAVKVLSQDFGDFDLSDALDDGDVTKAPAATPKPKPVPSGADLDLSDFFGEGDKITTTKAPSKVPPKVPATKAPLKPKPKPDDTQADFDFGPGLRPGLLPRATKGPRNPPRPQPAGDEFDLSDALDPKNDIGGKDKNKGQADKGIGGGGKGAGASNNRGGNGGGSFSDDDLFGVGKDNTYKPDKGKGGRNGGPSTADDNNYDTMAETGTIAGIVSAVGVALVGAVTSYISYQKKKFCFSIQQSLNAELVKTDNLDAVVATEPQVQQTLLEPPNAEPPSEENAV
- the LOC139534872 gene encoding CD99 antigen-like protein 2 isoform X8 — protein: MGTFSAWSIFLVVSLLAVKVLSQDFGDFDLSDALDDGDVTKAPAAATPKPKPVPSGAAGDEFDLSDALDPKNDIGGKDKNKGQADKGIGGGGKGAGASNNRGGNGGGSFSDDDLFGVGKDNTYKPDKGKGGRNGGPSTADDNNYDTMAETGTIAGIVSAVGVALVGAVTSYISYQKKKFCFSIQQSLNAELVKTDNLDAVVATEPQVQQTLLEPPNAEPPSEENAV
- the LOC139534872 gene encoding CD99 antigen-like protein 2 isoform X3, which encodes MGTFSAWSIFLVVSLLAVKVLSQDFGDFDLSDALDDGDVTKAPAAATPKPKPVPSGADLDLSDFFGEGDKITTTKAPSKVPPKVPATKAPLKPKPKPDDTQADFDFGPGLRPGLLPRATKGPRNPPRPQPAGDEFDLSDALDPKNDIGGKDKNKGQADKGIGGGGKGAGASNNRGGNGGGSFSDDDLFGVGKDNTYKPDKGKGGRNGGPSTADDNNYDTMAETGTIAGIVSAVGVALVGAVTSYISYQKKKFCFSIQQSLNAELVKTDNLDAVVATEPQE